In Rhodopirellula islandica, the sequence CCTCCATCGAAGTTGGCCAGTTTCGCGTTCAATCGCATCCACCGTTTTGTTGCGACTGGTCACGACAACCACTTCGTCGGTGACCGCGACGCTGCCGCGGTATTCCTGGCTTCGATCGGGATCACTGTATTCCCAAGTCGGCTCGACGGGAGCATCCGAATCGTTTGATGGTGAGAACGCGTACAGCACGCCATCCATGATCGGAACAAACAATTCCCCTCCCTGAATCGCGGGTGTGCTGCCCGTTGGGCCTCCCAATGGAATCGCTTCCCGTGAGGCCTTGCCGGTGCTCAGGTCCACCACATGCAACCCGCCATCGCATCCGCCCAGGTAAGTCTTCCCATCGCCGATGGTCGCGCCACAGCGGATTTGGTCGCCAGTTTCATACTTCCAAATCAGCTCGCCCGAATCCAAAGCAAAACAATACAAACTGCCATCCTGGCTGGTGACCAACACCCGCGGCTGCAATTCAATCTCCCCTGCTGAATCAGGCCGGCGCAACACGTAGAAAGAAGGCGACGCGCTGATTTCGCCACCGGTCAAGCTTTTCCAAAGCTGCTCCCCTGAGACAGGATCCCAAGCGACAACATTGCCTTCGACATCTCCCGAAACCAAAACAGGCGACAGGTTTTCGGCCCACGATTGAATTCCTGCCGGTTGCAAAGGACTGGTATTCGCCGGCAGGTCGCTCGCATCCAGAACATTCACAGCTCCCACAGACGGGCGAACGTCCAGGGGCAAAAACAGGGCAGGGGAAGCGACGAACCCCGTCTCCAACTCGTGCCGCCACATCGACTTTCCCGTTGAAAGCGAGATGGCTTCGAGACCGCCCATCACATCCACCACGAAAACGTGGTTGCCATCGCTCACGGGAGCGGACTCAATCGCTTCCGCGGTCTTGGTTTCCCATTGCAGCACCAACTCTTCCGCCAATCCGGTCGCTCGTGCTCCGGTCCCGGCGAAGTTCCCACGTGCCGTTGGCCAAACCGGCGAAACAACATCTTCTGCGAATGCCGCAGGCAAAACGCATCCGCCTAGTAACACAGCGAGACAACAACCGACTCGAATCATGGCGGGAACCTTTTTTGCGGATGCGGTGTCTTGAAAGCAGTGAATCATCGTCCATTCAGCACATTTTGTGTGTTTCTGGTTGGCCTCCCGTACTGCCCAGCAGAACGCTGCCGACTATTATAACGACCAGGCGAAGTCTCGCCCCCATCTGCCCTCATTCACGACCACCGAAGTTTTATGATTTGTGTCAGTCTCGGCCGTGCCCGCCACAAACGCATGATCGCCGAACACCAGTACTTGGTCGAACAAGGCGCCCAGCTCGTTGAATTGCGTCTGGATTACATTTCGCGCGCAGTGGACCTGAAACGATTACTCAATGACCGTCCCGGGCCCGTGGTCGCCACGGTTCGTCGCAAAGAGGACGGCGGGCGATGGGAACGATCCGAGCAAGATCGCCTCATGCTGCTACGCAGTGTCATTGCAGCGGGAGCCGAATACGTCGACATCGAAGCCGATATCGCCTCGCAAATCCCACGATACGGCAACACTAAGCGAATCATCAGCTACCACGACTTCAGTGGCACACCAGAAAATCTCGACGAACTGCACGAGGCGATGGCAGCCGAAGACGCCGACATCGTCAAAATCGCCTGCATGGCAAATTCATTTTCGGACAACATCCGAATGATCAACCTCTGCAAGAACGCCAAGATCCCAACAATCGGGATCTGCATGGGCGAGATCGGCATGCTGACCCGGATCCTCGCCAACCGCGTCGGATCACCCTTCACCTACGCGACGTTCAGCTCGGACAAAAAACTTGCTCCGGGCCAATTGAACTGGAAGGAAATGAACAGCGTCTATCACTACGAAACAATCAAAGAAGACACCGCGTTGTTCGGCGTGATCGCAGACCCCGTCGCCCATAGCCACAGCCCACTGATTCACAACGCAGCCTTTGTCGACGCGGGGCTGAATGCTCGCTACCTGCCTTTGCGGGTGCCCAAGGATGACCTGCCTTCGTTCATGAACACCTGCACGGACCTCGGCATCCAAGGCATCAGCATCACGATTCCCCACAAGGAATCAGCTCTCCAGTACTGCACACAAGCCGAATCGGCCGCCACTGGCATCGGTGCGATCAACACGATGGTCTTCAACGGGGACGATCGCCTCGGATACAACACCGACTATCGAGCTGCGATGGATTGCATCGAAGAAGCATTCAATATCGAACGGGGCACCGAGAATTCCCTGCAAGGAAAAACGGCACTGATCCTAGGAGCCGGCGGCGTTTCGCGAGCCATCGCGTGGGGACTGCGGCAACGCAAGTGCGACGTCACCATCAGCTCTCGAACCCGGGAACGCGCTGAGATGTTGGCCGCTGACATCGGTTGCCATGTCGTCGACTGGGAAGAACGCCACGACACGAAAGTCCAACTGCTCATCAATGGGACTCCAATCGGCATGCACCCAGATGTCGACAACACCCCGTTCAACCAGTCCGCTCTGAACCAGTTCATGGTTGTCTTCGACACGGTTTACAACCCCGAAAACACGCTGCTGATCAAACAAGCGAAACAGAAACAATCTCGCGTGATCACTGGTGTGGACATGTTCGTCCGCCAAGCCGCGTATCAGTTCAAACTCTTCACCGGCCAAGAAGCTTCGATCGAACTGATGCGAAAGAAGATCAAAGAAGCCACGAACCCAGTCCAGCTGAACTAAGAGCCCTCACCTTCAGAGGTCGCGCCGGTTTTAAATGCTGAGCCTGTAGCGTCTTGAGAACCCCGCCCGACGAAGTTGGGAGGGGTCGGAAAGCGAGCGTTCAGCGAGCTTTTCGGGGGAGGGCGGTGCGAACCGCTTCCCGTGCCCGGACCCTTCCTCGCGTACGCCTGAACGGCGTCGCTCGCCCTCTCCCCCCAAACTTCGTTTCGGGAGAGGTGCATCGTGCGGAAACCCGCTGAAAAACCGTGTCAAAAAACGGCATGACCTCTTCCGTGAAAGTGGCAACGGTCGGTCGATCCGACGGTTAGATCGCCAGCTAAATCGTCAGCTTGCGATCGCGA encodes:
- a CDS encoding outer membrane protein assembly factor BamB family protein produces the protein MIHCFQDTASAKKVPAMIRVGCCLAVLLGGCVLPAAFAEDVVSPVWPTARGNFAGTGARATGLAEELVLQWETKTAEAIESAPVSDGNHVFVVDVMGGLEAISLSTGKSMWRHELETGFVASPALFLPLDVRPSVGAVNVLDASDLPANTSPLQPAGIQSWAENLSPVLVSGDVEGNVVAWDPVSGEQLWKSLTGGEISASPSFYVLRRPDSAGEIELQPRVLVTSQDGSLYCFALDSGELIWKYETGDQIRCGATIGDGKTYLGGCDGGLHVVDLSTGKASREAIPLGGPTGSTPAIQGGELFVPIMDGVLYAFSPSNDSDAPVEPTWEYSDPDRSQEYRGSVAVTDEVVVVTSRNKTVDAIERETGQLRWRVTLKRRADASPVIAGEDVWIASTDGRLVRLALLDGREKWDFEIRGAFIGEPAIVGGRLVIADDEGMVRSFGPK
- the aroE gene encoding shikimate dehydrogenase, giving the protein MICVSLGRARHKRMIAEHQYLVEQGAQLVELRLDYISRAVDLKRLLNDRPGPVVATVRRKEDGGRWERSEQDRLMLLRSVIAAGAEYVDIEADIASQIPRYGNTKRIISYHDFSGTPENLDELHEAMAAEDADIVKIACMANSFSDNIRMINLCKNAKIPTIGICMGEIGMLTRILANRVGSPFTYATFSSDKKLAPGQLNWKEMNSVYHYETIKEDTALFGVIADPVAHSHSPLIHNAAFVDAGLNARYLPLRVPKDDLPSFMNTCTDLGIQGISITIPHKESALQYCTQAESAATGIGAINTMVFNGDDRLGYNTDYRAAMDCIEEAFNIERGTENSLQGKTALILGAGGVSRAIAWGLRQRKCDVTISSRTRERAEMLAADIGCHVVDWEERHDTKVQLLINGTPIGMHPDVDNTPFNQSALNQFMVVFDTVYNPENTLLIKQAKQKQSRVITGVDMFVRQAAYQFKLFTGQEASIELMRKKIKEATNPVQLN